Proteins encoded within one genomic window of Columba livia isolate bColLiv1 breed racing homer chromosome 1, bColLiv1.pat.W.v2, whole genome shotgun sequence:
- the PDE6H gene encoding retinal cone rhodopsin-sensitive cGMP 3',5'-cyclic phosphodiesterase subunit gamma encodes MSENTATNLNTGDAPTGPTTPRKGPPKFKQRQTRQFKSKPPKKGVKGFGDDIPGMEGLGTDITVICPWEAFSHLELHELAQFGII; translated from the exons ATGAGTGAGAACACAGCCACCAACCTCAACACTGGAGATGCTCCAACTGGTCCCACTACACCACGCAAGGGGCCTCCCAAGTTCAAGCAGAGACAGACAAGGCAGTTCAAGAGCAAGCCTCCCAAAAAAGGAGTAAAAGG GTTTGGAGATGACATCCCAGGCATGGAGGGACTGGGCACAG ataTCACCGTGATTTGCCCATGGGAAGCTTTCAGCCATCTGGAACTACACGAGCTGGCCCAGTTTGGGATCATCTAA